The genomic stretch AAGCGAATTGCACATAATTTCTCCCAACCTAATGGCAATGGAGGGAGAGCACACTAGGAGTGAAAATACAAAGTCTACGTCGGTTCATTTTAAGATAATATGATCTTCAGGTGAGAAGCACTGATGAACATTTCAATGTTATGTCAATGATCTAGCTAAAATGGGACACCTAATAAATATCACAACAAAATTTGGCACTTGGCCAtttagactgtttttttttttttttgctaggcCTCACCTGACCACACTCTGTGTCACATTTGACCATTATCTTTGTTACAAAATGGACCTGAAACGTTAATACAGTCACATGAAATTATCACTTTCCTCAAGCTTTTAAAATTTCTGCAGACAAAGTGCATGTGGTTATTCATTAAGCAAAGTGAGCATGTAACACAAATAACACAACAACAGCATCCAAAAATCCAACAGTAAATCAATACTGCCACAAgcaacatttgtatttcatcacactcaaaatattcttttaaaataattagttGAATGAacttgaaatgtaatgtttgacCTAATACATTAACCAAGACATAGAGTAAACACAGAAGAATATaagctattttaaataaaaattaatcgGTAGTCGCACAAACTGCAGAGTTTGAGatacagcacacaggagagtTCCCATAATATCAATTCATccatttatctgtttatttcagttgcggttattttttttctgctgaaaagCCTTTTTGAGAATTCCTTAACCTCTCCCGTGTTCAGCACATAAATTATCGGGTTCATCATGGGGGGAATGGCAAATGAAAGTGATGTATTGATTATCCTGGCATTGGGGTGAAGGGCTCCAGCCATTGACGCAATGTAGATTCCTATTATTGGACAATAACATATAACTACCAGTATTAGGTGTGAAGAACAAGTCTTAATAGCCTTAAATCGCCCTTCCCATGAAGCTATTTTACACAGTGCACCAGCAATAAACACATATGACAGTGCAGTCAAAATAAACGGTACATACAGCAATAATACTATGTTAACATTTGCCATGATACGATTGACAAGATTGTCATTGCATGCCAAAAAGAATACCGGTGCATGGTCACAGAAGTAGCTTTTTACCACAATGGATTTACAAAAGGACAACCTGGTAATCAAAGACACCATTAGAATCAGTACAAATGAATCACATGCCCACACCACTGTTAATATCACAGTCATTGCAGGCATTGTGATGATGGCATGGTATCTCAGTGGCAAGCATattgccaccaatctatcataggccagaatagtgagagtgagagtctgtaaactggaaaagaaaaacacaaaaaacatgttggccAAGCAAGCATCAAATGAGATGTATTGTGTACCAAAAGGAAACATTGCAATTAAATTTGGAATGAGAGCAGTGCTTTCACCCAAGTCAGCTACAGCCAAATTAATAATGGCCATATACTTTGGGGTGTGAAAGCTGCGCTCTGTGTATATaataaacatgacaaaggaGTTCCCCAACACAGagaccacaaaaacaaagaacaggAAAACATAGTAGTATTTGGCATGGGGCACGTAATAAAAACCATTGATGACAAAAAACGGGGGACGCACAAAAGTAGTGTTTAGAGAGAgggtggaattctgggaattcaTAGCAGATGTTTATAACTCTGATTCCTTCTCTTTGTTGCTTTACTTTTGGTTTTCGTTGCCTTgtaagtaaaaaagaaaaaaaaaatcagtataacttaattacatttaatgcaggtgatttatgtttaaattatgaaaacacTTAAGGTTACATGAACATAACTACCTCATATTTTATAAATCATTATTTACAATGGCATTATGTATCATGCAGTTTGTATATATCTCCTTTCTTGCCATGGACAAAGGGGGCTGACTTTTTAGGTTAAGTACTAAACTTGGTACTgagcatgcaaataaaatacttgaCAAAAACATGAGATAATGTCAACAATTGCAACAATTTCCGACGAACAATATCACTAGCAATGCAATTCACTATCTGCTTGTGGCATGAACATGGCAAATGGCAAAGACATCTAAGCCATTGTGCCTTCATGTACTTTTATAtgattcatttcacatttcataaaagTATAAGCTGTCTCATGCTTAAAAACAACCAGATGTCATTTTAATTAGTATAATggtcacacacagtctgtactAGTAAGTGTAAACACATTTATTCCTGCCAGTATGcattttcagatattgcaaaattgccttttctgtatttttaatagATTGGTCTCACGGTAAACAAATAAGTTCACCATGATTGTGGGTTGCTATTCTTTGTGCAGCTCATGAAGAATCAAATCAAGCAATCagcattaataaatgaaataaggaCAGGAAAATAATTTCACGCTTTTCTTCACGCTTTGGAATCATGTTGCATGCATTAGGAAGGATGGCCCTTGATTTTTTCTAAACAGGATCAGTAAGTAGctcaaatatacaataaaatatgaagGGATATGAATGTGAATTCCTGTATCAGAACACATCACAAATTGCACTAAACTCTATTTATGATACATGCAATATgttcaagaaaaaaaggtgATTTGATTTGTAAGCATTTGAATActtctaaaaaaacaacaatcttGATAAGCATCTCTAAAGTTAGTGTGCGGTAAGGGTATCAGTATTTAAATTTCACCACTAAAACAAATGTTCAATCCAATGATAAACAtggtaatgacaaaaaaaacccctcttTAAATTACTCACCACAATCACTGTAGCAGAGAAAGAAGTAAAGAGTTTTCTTCAGTTCAGCTAGGTTGCATATTTACAGCACAGGAGCATTAACTCTCCTTTTATACATCCTGATCTAGGGTTTTCTATACACGTGCCATGATAATGAGCCTGGGGAACTCATTAACTATGGTACCTCTGTcacaatacaatatttttggttactgagaaaacaaaaaaaggttagTTACCAGAGTCCAATTCCATTTTTGCTAATTTAATGaacaagtacattttaatttcaggatAGCAGAGTAAACTAGCGGTTATGAACTGAATTTGTAAATAAGAGattgcaggtttaaatccaAGATGAGGGACTGCATTATACCCTATAGCAAAGGAAAGGATCCCATCTCtttctgtaaccctctctgctcacCACCTGTGTGAATTAAGTGAAAAAGTACATATAGAAAAAAATGAGTGATGAATTTAACTGCCATTTCAGCATTGTCCACACTTTGTGTTAAAGTTTTTATCCTGAATTTCATTTGTCTTTCAGACAGTGAACTAAAACTTGTGTAAGTTATAGAATTTGCCATCCCATGCTGTAAATGGTTTACAGGGAAGGGAGGTCACTTCACAAAAAGTCACGTATTCACACAACTTCTAAATACAGTAATTATATTGCATAATCactaatattttctgaatacacacatatacatacatagcaATGAATGACAAACTGCGGATGGCAACTCCCTGGCAGGTCAGGGTAGATGTATCAGTTTTACACAGTATACCCCTTCCATAGATACTGACACTATTCAAACGAAACACTGCATACATTAATGTTCTGACATACATTAATAACCCATATGCAAGGGTGTACTGTCATAATTGTTGGGTCACAGAAATGGTATTTTTCTCACTTGTTTTTTGAGTTACAGTACAAACacttaagaaataaaatgtgtgtaacaAGTGTTTCCAAAATCATGGCCACAAATAAGTCAACAgcatttcacctttatttttgttgttacagAAATACTCTTTGTATTttgaactgaaacattaaagACAGGATTAgctaagttttatttatttgttgcagAAAAAGCACTTTCCCTTACGTGAAAAAAAGGTCTTCATATTCAGACAAGTACTGTAAAGGTTTGTTACATCACTTAGAAATAAGTTATTTATTAATCAAACTGAATATGTaacaaaatattcacaaaaacaagAATGGAATGTAAAAGTGAATTCTTCAAAAGTGAATCAAGATTGCCTTTGTAATTCAACACACTCCAAACATGATGTGCCTTTTaagagaatttaaaaaacttgaaatataaTGTTGCACAATGCAGCAGACTAAACACACTGTCAGGAtgcgtgcgtgggggggggggttcggacccaaacgcagaggtggagggaaaaaactcaaaactctaAAATGGGATGAGAACAAAAGATTTACTTCACAaaaggggaacaaagggaacaaaaatcctcgcagggcaactcttccaaaacaaagaaaaaacacagggaaacCAAAAGTCCAAAAAACACGTGGGAGCAGAACGTGGCAGGAACACACTGGGCAGGAACTTGATCAGCGACACGCAACCAAActaccaacaacaacaaggatccagcacctgagccCAGGAGACGGGAAACTTAAATAGGCAGACACTGACgaggcacaggagggcaccatgaacaatcaggccacggaagggaaggggaaacgAGACAACCGGCAAACCATAATTatacaattgaaaacaatcatacaattaacaggggggagcaggacacaaaacagaagtgccgccatctggcggcccaacaagggaaacacagacaggaaaacacagaaccatgacacacaCGTGATTTCTTTTCTCAATAGCAccaaattatacagctggatgttgtttactgaagcaatgtggGTTAATTACAGCACTCAAGGATAAAACTGCAAAACTTAACAATACACCATGAGAACTCCTGTATTATCAATTCATTCcttcatttgattatttatttcacttgtggttattcttttttcttttgaaaagtttttttgagAATTCCTTAACCTCTTCTGTGTTCAGCACATAAATGATTGGGTTCATCATGGGAGGAATGGCATTAGCAAGTGATGTATTGATTATTCTGGCATTGGGGTGAAGGGTAAAGGTTAGTGCAGCAATATAGGTTCCCATTATTGGAAGATAATATATAGCCACCAGAATTAGGTGTGCAGAACAAGTCTTAATGGCTTTTAGTCGGCCTTCCCATGAAGCTATTTTAAACAGTGCAAAGGCAATAAACACATATGACAGTACAGTCAGAATCAAAGGTAAATAAAGGAATAATACCATATTAAGTTTTGCCATGATAGAATTTACGAGATTGTCATTGCATGCCAATTTGTATATGGGTCCATGGTCACAGAAGTAGCTTTGTACCACAATGGATTTACAAAAGGACAACCTCGTAATCAAAGTCACTGTTGAAATGATGAAAAGTGAATTATATGCCCACACCACTGTTAACATCACAACCATTGCTGGCATTGTGATGATGGCATGGTATCTCAGTGGCAAGCATattgccaccaatctatcatagGCCAGAACAGTAAGAGTGAGAGCTTGcaaactggaaaagaaaaacacaaaaaacatgttggccAAACAAGCATCATAGGAGATGTACTGGGAATCGAAAAGAAACGTTGCAATTAAATTTGGAATAAGAGCAGTGCTTTCACCCACGTCAGCtacagccaaattaaaaatggccatatactttggggtgtgaaaactgtgctctgtgtaaataataaacatgacaaaggaGTTCCCCAAAACagtgaccacaaaaacaaagcacaggaaaacataGTAGTATTTGGCATGGGGTATGTCATAAAAaccattgatgaaaaaaaatgggggatGCACAAAAGTTGTATTTGGAGAGAGGGTGGAATTCAGGGAGTTCATGTTAGATGAAtgattccttcttttttttttgcttttgcttttctttgtcCTGCAAGTAAAAATAACAGATAGCTTAAACTcaataactaaattaaatttaatgcagtcgatttattttttaattctgaaaacattAAAGTTACGTGAAGATAACTACCTGGAATCCAACAAATCATTATGTACGATCACATTATGTATCAAGCAGTTTATATAAATCTCCTTTCCTTCTATACACAAAGGGAGGCTGACTTTTTCAAGTACTGAGCTTGGTACCaagcatgcaaataaaatacttgaCAAGACATAAGGTAAATTCTAACAATAGCAACAATATCCTAAAAACAATATCTGCCATTCACTTTCTGTTTGTAGCATGACATGGTAAATAGGCAAAGGAAAATATCTCAAAGAAAGTATGTCAATATGTCCTCATGTACTTTTAGACAActtattacacattttcttaAGCATTatccaatgtaaaataaaactctCTCCTTCATAAAACCAACTGCACATAATTTTGATGTCTTAAAAAGGCAATCTGACTACGAATACCatgaaaaaatgataaagaatTTGGCAAACTACTCACCACAATCGCCTAAGTAGGGAATGTGGAAAAAAGGAGTCCTCCAGTTCATTCAATCGggtttcatatttacagtagagGAACATTCACTCTCCTTTTATACATCTTCTTGTGGGGTTTTCTATACACGTGGCATTGTAATCAACCAGGGGAACTCATTAACTACTGTGCCTATCTATATCTTAGttaattaagaaaacaaacaaatgtaaaaataaactatattattgttaattaaattattattattaaatactaACATCAACCTTTGGCctaactcaaacacagccttgaagaagaagaagaaatggcCAATTGGTGtgaatacaatatttaaaaaaaaatattcacatttgtaATTAAGAATACTATTAACTGTTGGTCCATGGTATCTATGCTGGAGTTATTCAGTGATAAAAGCATTAACAAATTAGTTAAAATTGAACTACACAGGTACAGCTGCAACGTAACATACTGAAGTGTAACCAAGAAATACATTAATCGCTGAAATAACTCCAGTTTGTTTACCAACATATGAAGACaatgaatgtttttcatcacgtagtattgattttgttttatcgTGGATTCTATCAAGGAAAACTGAGTTGAGATCAATCAGTTGTACCATGAAGGCCACGGTATACGAATAGGATTGGAGGTTTGCAACtgtggtgaaaaaataaaattaaaacaactgAACTTTTTTTGACAACTTTGCTTTAACAGCAGGCCTTCATCTTCCAACTGATGGACAGGAGCTATGCCATAGGCCCAATGGCGTCTATTAGGGCTGGACGATATATCGCAGTGATAATTATCgcgtgcaataataataataataataataataataataattttttttttaaaactgtgtcaTTGTCCCAATAcgtttgcatttaactgtacacacacgagcacacgcacacgcacacacacacaagtttgtattgctatacttctgaggacttcccattggcTTACATTTATtctgtaacctctaaccctaaccctaaccctaaccctaaccccaaccactacatgcctaacttTAAACCCTaggtcctaaccctaaaacagcctcttgaccttgtggggcccagcacacacacacacacacccacacacactgggcCACATTGCTATCCATTTTCTTTTAGTTCAGACTGTAGTTCAGCAcaccatttgtttgtttattatcaGCATGACTTATCAACAGATCCTTGGTCCCTCAGCAATGACATCATAATTTTACTGTTCCCCACAGAAAACTGCAGCCATCAATATACTCAGAACACTCAACTGTCAGACACAATTCTCCAGCTCAGGTGTGAAGCTCTTAATTGAGAGCTGCTAATGAAGGCTTGGTTTGGTCCGAGGAGACATCCTTCTCAAGTAATTATGCCAGTGAGAGTTACGACCTCAGTGCTTTTACTGGTTACTGTAAACATGTAATCAGGAGGCATGAGGCAAGCTAGCAGTCCatgtacacaaataaacacaaaacatacaggTATGTAGACTCCAAAGCTCTAAAGGTCTGGTGTTTTTCCATAGCCATGGTGCAACTGCGGAGATGTGGGACACCAGGAAAACTGGTTTGTAGCTAATTCCATATCAGTAGATCAATCACTCACAGATTTACAGCTTTAGTGACCTGACCTGTGACCAATCATATACAACAAAGCATTGCACCCAAACAGgatcaaaatatgaaattgtatCAGCTGACCCTCAGagaaacagtccagatttaCTGTGgaaacaggttttaaaaaagtagCTAATGGCCACCTGGACAGAGATTGGGGAATGTATTGTACACCTGGATGTGTCACACTACTGAAATCAGGAGAGACTTTGAGAGTGTGTCCTGGATTTATAAACATGTAAATGAAAAGTGTTAGTTTAgaaacttgccaaactgtgtttgttaacagagagaaaaaaacacttgcatttgaCTGAATGATATTTCTAATAAGCAATTTTACTTGTTTCCAAGTGGTTTCAGCAAACTTAATTCCTGTAGCCTTTTGTCTTAGAGGTAATACAGCCAATTGGCTAACATTCTGAATAAGGTAATAATATATATGAGGATCCATCCATGATAGTATGGTGTATACTGCAgacattaatattatattttcagcTACAAAAACTGCgctgaaaaatgtcatttttagttTGGCCTTTGTTTCAACAAACAAATCcctccagaaaataataattattcaccAGTGGTTTCAGAACTCAGCTTGCTCTCAGGGCATTAGTGTCCTACTGggcttttaatttaataattaacttTTAACTGAATAATGGCTTGCTATAATGCTCTTGAGGGATACTTCATTAGAACTGAACACATAGATGAATACTATCGGTAAAAAAAACCATATTTGTTCAAAGTGGACTGTGGATACTATGCTTATGACAGAATATGCAGATGCAAAcatttggaatttggaattCAGTACCAATTGTTGCGTTTCAGTGATAATGGTCAACATGGAGACATTAAACACGAAGAAATAAATGGGGAACTTACATTGTTATTTGCTGCTACGAATGACATGCCAACATGTTATcaatcacacaaaaatataGCACTACAGTTTTATCAGTCCCAATTCCAATTGCTGTGCATAGACATATACAGTAATGGTTGACAAACTGCGGGTGGCAACTCCCTGGTAGGTCAGGGTAGACGTATCAGTATTTCACAGTATTCGCCTTCCATAGATACTGACACTATTCAAACCAAACACTGCATACATTAATGTTCTGACATACATTAATAACCCATATGCAATGGTGTACTGTCATAATTGTTGGGTCAAAGAAATGGGATTTTTCTCACTTGGTTTTTGAGTTACAGTATAAACACCTAAGAAATAAGATGTGTGTTACGAGTGTTGCCAAAATCATGACCGCAAAGAAGTTAAGAgcatttcacctttatttttgttgttacagAAGATATCCTTTGTATTTTGAACTGAAACATTCAAGACGGGATTAGctaggtttttttatttattaatgtttttgtagaAGAAGTACTTTCCCCTATGTGAAAAATAACGTCTCCATATGTTGAAGACAAGTACTGTAAAGGTACAGTTAACTTTGTTACGTCACTtagaaaaaagttatttattaaGCAAACTGAATGTGTAACAAAGTAAATTATTCACAAAAACTAGATTGGAATGCAAATCTTCAAAAGTGAATCAAGATTGCCTTCAGCATCATTTGTAATTCAACACACTCCAAACATAAGGTGCCTTTTAAGAGAATttaataaacttgaaatataacGTTGCACAATGCAGCAGACTAAACTCACGTGATCTCTTTTTTCAATAGCAacaaattatacagctggatgttgtttactgaagcaacGTAGGCTAATTACAGCACTCAAGGATAAAACTGCAAAACTTAACAATATACCATCAGAGCTCCTGTATTATCAATTAATTCcttcatttgattatttatctcACTTGTGGTTATTcccttttcttttgaaaagtttttttgagAATTCCTTAACCTCTTCTGTGTTCAGCACATAAATGATTGGGTTCATCATGGGAGGAATGGCATTCGAAAGTGATGTATTGATTATTCTGGCATTGGGGTGAAGGGTAAAAGTTTGTGCAGCAATATAGGTGCCCATCATTGGAAGATAATTTATAGCCACCAGCATTAGGTGTGCAGAACAAGTCTTAATGGCTTTAAGTCGCCCTTCCCATGAAGCTATTTTAAACAGTGCGCCAGCAATGAATGCATAGGACAGTACAGTCAGAATCAAaggtaaataaagaaataatgcCATAGTAAGTTTTGCCATAATAGAATTTATGAGATTGTCATTGCATGCCAATTTGTATATGGGTCCATGGTCACAGAAGTAGCTTTCTACCACAATGGATTTACAAAAGGACAACCTGGTAATCAAAGACACCATTAAAATCAGTAAGACTGAATCATATGTCCACACCACTGTTAATATCACAGCCATTGCTTGCATTGTGATGATGGCATGGTATCTCAGTGGCAAGCATattgccaccaatctatcatagGCCAGAACGGTAAG from Anguilla anguilla isolate fAngAng1 chromosome 12, fAngAng1.pri, whole genome shotgun sequence encodes the following:
- the LOC118210126 gene encoding olfactory receptor 1-like, whose amino-acid sequence is MNSQNSTLSLNTTFVRPPFFVINGFYYVPHAKYYYVFLFFVFVVSVLGNSFVMFIIYTERSFHTPKYMAIINLAVADLGESTALIPNLIAMFPFGTQYISFDACLANMFFVFFFSSLQTLTLTILAYDRLVAICLPLRYHAIITMPAMTVILTVVWACDSFVLILMVSLITRLSFCKSIVVKSYFCDHAPVFFLACNDNLVNRIMANVNIVLLLYVPFILTALSYVFIAGALCKIASWEGRFKAIKTCSSHLILVVICYCPIIGIYIASMAGALHPNARIINTSLSFAIPPMMNPIIYVLNTGEVKEFSKRLFSRKKITATEINR
- the LOC118208878 gene encoding olfactory receptor 52E4-like codes for the protein MFLYCKYETRLNELEDSFFPHSLLRRLWTKKSKSKKKRRNHSSNMNSLNSTLSPNTTFVHPPFFFINGFYDIPHAKYYYVFLCFVFVVTVLGNSFVMFIIYTEHSFHTPKYMAIFNLAVADVGESTALIPNLIATFLFDSQYISYDACLANMFFVFFFSSLQALTLTVLAYDRLVAICLPLRYHAIITMPAMVVMLTVVWAYNSLFIISTVTLITRLSFCKSIVVQSYFCDHGPIYKLACNDNLVNSIMAKLNMVLFLYLPLILTVLSYVFIAFALFKIASWEGRLKAIKTCSAHLILVAIYYLPIMGTYIAALTFTLHPNARIINTSLANAIPPMMNPIIYVLNTEEVKEFSKKLFKRKKNNHK
- the LOC118208880 gene encoding olfactory receptor 52E4-like, with protein sequence MNSLNSTLSPNTTLVRPPFFFINGFYDVPHAKYYYVFLCFVFVVTVLGNSFVMFIIYTEHSFHTPKYSVIFNLVVADLGGSTALIPNLIATFLFDSQYISFDACLANMFFVFFFSSLQSLTLTVLAYDRLVAICLPLRYHAIITMQAMAVILTVVWTYDSVLLILMVSLITRLSFCKSIVVESYFCDHGPIYKLACNDNLINSIMAKLTMALFLYLPLILTVLSYAFIAGALFKIASWEGRLKAIKTCSAHLMLVAINYLPMMGTYIAAQTFTLHPNARIINTSLSNAIPPMMNPIIYVLNTEEVKEFSKKLFKRKGNNHK